In Kwoniella bestiolae CBS 10118 chromosome 7, complete sequence, the sequence ACTGGGATCACCAAAGGCGTCTCAAGATGTCGCAAGCACTCTGATGGAAAGGAGTACCCTTACCCGCGAGCCGATGTTGAGGGATTCATCAAGTCCTCTGGATGGAACAGCAAAACAGAGAATGAGGACAGCCCGGAGATGCCAATCTGGAAAGTATACAAGGAGGACGGTACTTTTACAATCTCAAGGATGTGGCAGATTGCCGATGAGGATCTCAAAAAGATCACCGCCTATTGCTCATATCGAGACATAGCCTTGTCCCTCCAACGGCTTCGGATTCGACAACTGCCAAAAGGCTCACCGCTGCCGCCGCTGGACCTCACCAGACGTGTTCCTATCCCAAGGACAGGGTGGACTCCTCTGGAAACTACAGGAGGTGCGGTTACTGTCAGTGATCAACAGGTCCTGTCACTATCACGCGGATCACCGGCTTCGTTACTGCGTCCACGACGACCTGTAAGATTCGTACAAGCCCCAGCTCCGCCGAGAACGACGGAACTCCCACGTACCGGAAACCCTCACCCCCCCACGGACTGGCGTTACTCTCATACCGAGTTATTTCGCGATCTCAAATATGATGAATTGACCACAATGACGAGAGTATCCGACCAGTGGTCGTGTTGGTCTTGTGAGAAACCTGTTGGTGGGATTGAGCGTGATAATTCCACAGACAATTTATTCCAATGGATGTTGACGAATGAATATGCCAAAGCCATGGATGATTATGTCAAGTATGGCACTTTCCTTTGTGAAGACCAAGTGTGTAGGGATAAGAGAACGGCATTCatggagaaagaagattTTCACACCGTTACATGCGATAACCTCAGAGGTTGCTCAACCGAATTCCGTATTGTCAATAACGACAAGGGCACAGCCTACTTCAAGCTTATCGATGGGCTTGACGGCAACAAGACTTACCGGCTTTGCTCACAGCCTTGTAAGACGTGGACATACCTCGACCTAGCGAAGAAATCGTGTCATTTCCCCAATCAAGATTCAGGAGATGTGATGTCCCAAGGAAGCGGGGATGAATGGCCAGTGGTGGAATCGTCACGGTCGATCGGTTGAGAAGGCCGTTCGGCTGATAATGATTCtagggaggatggtgatAGACCAAGTAGTATTGCTCGCATGGGTGAGAAGACCTGCTGAGAAGTGGCCGAGAATTCTGCTCCAGCATACAAGGCTCTTCAGCCCCAATCAGATGGAAAAGGTAGATTTGCAGGCGAAATAAGTAGAACACGATGATGAACACATGAACAGGAGTAATGTTTAAAAGATGCATTCCAATCTAATCACTTTCATCCCCGCTTCCATAACCACCCAACAATGATGCCATGCCAGCAGGCTTCGCAGGcactttcctctctttcactcTACCCTGATCTTCCCTTGCTTGCTTCTTCGCCATCTCAGCATAAAATTTCAAATTATCCAAAGCGTCCGCATCGAAGAACCCTCCGCTACCAccaccattctcattcctcACTTTCTTTATTGGTCTtcccccatcttcctcttcttgtgGTCGTTCTGATATTTTTtcctgttcttcttctttcgaCTGTTCGATATGGTAGAAATCCTgctcatcaccttcctccaacgCTCGGACCGTCTGAGCAGCTTCTACGagatcctcatccaacatccctgCGATGGCTTTCTGACCCATCTCTTCTATTCGGCGAGCTTcggctttcttctctcctgGATTGGGATCTTCTGTTGCCCATCTAATATACACACATGGATTAGCTAGTCGTCATTTTATATATGCGGTTGATTAATTAGTTTATTGTTATTGACTTACCGAACATTCAatatctcatcaccatccataCTTTGATTCGCCATAGCTTCTTTTGCGAACTGAGCGTTGAGTTCCGAATCGTACATGACGAACGCTACACCTCGATTATGCAGTATATTCCCTGCGTTGATCGATACGTCAAACTCAATTCGGTAACCGGAAGATCAGGGTAGATCTCACATCTCAATATCTTTCCCCATTCCCCGAAATGCCTCAACAACGTCTCCTCAGCCTGCTTTTTATCTGGACTTTCGTGTATCTTCCCAACGTATAATGTCCTATTTACCCGGTTGAATGATCCTACACCACCCATATCATCTCGATAATCACCGTGTTTCTCTCGTCCGAAACAGTCCCGAGAGTTGTCCGGGAGTACATCTAAAGGTGTTTGAGCTCAGCGCTAGTCGTCCTGTTTGGACGAACCGAAACTTACGATTTGGTAGAGGTAGTCGATGTAGGTAGTTACATTCGTGCCTATAGTACCGTTCGATTAGCTTAATCGTTTGAATATATTGAGGGAAAGTGTATTTACCCATAAGGACAACATCCCCTCGCAAAGAATAAACAACAGTACTTGTTACCCGTAGCATCCGCTCTTGTATATCCAGCATCTCTAGTTATTATACATCGTGTTTGCGACAACGTTTTGCTGCGATGTAACGGTATTAGCTTGATCTCCAAAGCGCCTCAAGGGGGATGAAGCTCACTTTGCCAATGCATCTTCTTTGTCCCCTCCAGCCCACTTGTTATACCATACGTCTATGAGCAAACCGTCAGCAAGATGTCATGATCAACATGGAAGGTGGATGTTGAACAGAACATACTGTACTCCTTCCCCGGCTGGATAGCTTCGGTCTTGTCCACTTCCCCTATTGCGACCTGCTTTCGAGCAGGTCTCAACTTTCTCTTCGGCGCTACTGTTGCGCTTGACATGATGGGACTGGTGTCTATGGTCGAAGAGATAATGTGATAtagaggtggaagtgagaTTTGGATTACAATCTCAACCCAACTGTTCACTTGTGGGCAGTTCACTCGAATTGTTGTTGCGCTTCCATTGGATTTGAACGCTTACGTAAACTGTCAAGATATGCTCGATCTGATCTCTCGTCTATGACGATTGAATCAGCACCATTCTCGATGGATTTTTCTACTCTATATTCAAGAAATCTAATCGTTATTGACCTGTTCACGATTCAGTTTGTCCAATACCCATCTTGTCAGTCCCTTGTACAAGTCAGACCGACATGCCGGGAGACGAAGAGAGCTCGCTCGCCGACGCTGCGTTTCTCGAGCTGCTCAACACAGCTGCCAACCCCTCATCGGACAGTGCACTTTCAAGCGATGAACTCGCGTCAGCCTTAGACATCGAAGGTCCTCTGAGCAAAGAACGAGCTTTGGAGCTGTTAGAGAAGGAGGTACTGGCGCCTGTGGAGAACCTCCAGGGGGATGATCTTTGGAGATGGCAGGTGTGAGTACATCTCAAATACTCCTCGATTTGCGATCAGAACTCGTGAAATAGAGATTTGCAAATATCGTTGTCTTACTGATTTATTCGTCACAGCCAACCTCCAGTAGACTTACCCATCCCTCCCCTGACCTTAAAACCCCTCCATCAGACACATATAGTCACACCTTCCTACAAGGGTATAGACGGTACTTTCACACATTGGAGAGAAGGTCTGGCACCCAAACCACCTGCTCATCCGACATTATCATCGTCCACTACCAGAGCACCTGGATCATTACAGAACTTCGTAAGGGGGAAAGGGAGTTATGCACCATTCTTACCTGGGGGGCTGGAAGCTGCTGCTAAacctgaggaagaggaagatgagcaggaagaggaggaggccGAGGGTTGGAAGACTAGAGCTCCGGGTCTGAGAAGGGGCGTCCagcttgatggtggtgagtggGCAGTCTGGGGAATATAAAACAATCGAACGATATCCAGTGGATGGAAGGAGACTGATAGGTTGATCTTCTAGCCGATGAATTCCTGGCGGAGATGCTAGGCCAGCAGTCGATAGCGGCCAAAGCTAaacgaagaaggagagaag encodes:
- a CDS encoding pre-mRNA-splicing factor CWC2, which gives rise to MSSATVAPKRKLRPARKQVAIGEVDKTEAIQPGKEYNVWYNKWAGGDKEDALANKTLSQTRCIITRDAGYTRADATGNKYCCLFFARGCCPYGHECNYLHRLPLPNHVLPDNSRDCFGREKHGDYRDDMGGVGSFNRVNRTLYVGKIHESPDKKQAEETLLRHFGEWGKILRWNILHNRGVAFVMYDSELNAQFAKEAMANQSMDGDEILNVRWATEDPNPGEKKAEARRIEEMGQKAIAGMLDEDLVEAAQTVRALEEGDEQDFYHIEQSKEEEQEKISERPQEEEDGGRPIKKVRNENGGGSGGFFDADALDNLKFYAEMAKKQAREDQGRVKERKVPAKPAGMASLLGGYGSGDESD